One Gammaproteobacteria bacterium genomic region harbors:
- a CDS encoding DUF3306 domain-containing protein has translation MDENDLSPLARWSLRKQRVRRGEDVDDEPQAEPSAEPVRESAVDEAKPALTDADMPPVESLHAESDLSMFFSPGVSEALRKRALRHFFSLPGAHVVDRMNEYDDDYTSYVSLGDLIPDEMQRKLDHEARKLAERASEQTTAEHAETEIAEVGAFEPSDQTPQDGPSSHATPVMDEPENPEETS, from the coding sequence ATGGACGAGAACGATCTGTCGCCGCTGGCCCGCTGGTCCTTGCGCAAACAACGCGTCCGGCGTGGTGAGGACGTGGATGATGAACCGCAGGCCGAACCATCCGCCGAGCCTGTACGGGAAAGCGCTGTCGATGAAGCAAAACCGGCCCTGACCGATGCGGACATGCCGCCGGTGGAGTCGCTGCATGCCGAATCGGACCTGTCCATGTTTTTTTCGCCGGGCGTCAGCGAAGCGCTGCGCAAGCGTGCACTGCGGCATTTTTTCAGCCTGCCGGGCGCGCACGTCGTCGACCGCATGAATGAGTACGACGACGACTACACCAGCTACGTCAGTCTGGGCGATCTGATTCCGGACGAAATGCAGCGCAAGCTGGACCATGAGGCGCGCAAGCTGGCCGAACGAGCTTCCGAACAGACCACGGCAGAGCACGCGGAAACGGAGATCGCGGAGGTCGGGGCATTCGAACCTTCCGATCAAACGCCGCAAGACGGTCCGTCATCTCACGCCACACCCGTAATGGACGAACCGGAAAATCCGGAGGAAACCTCATGA